One genomic window of Ruminococcus gauvreauii includes the following:
- a CDS encoding DnaJ C-terminal domain-containing protein codes for MTLTQRDYYEILGINRQADAAAIKKAYRQLAKKYHPDTNANDPHAEQMFKDVTEAYTILSDPEKKKLYDQFGHAAFDGSSPNPDASGDPYGSYQEYHFTGGDMDDIFSELFGSRFRSGNSGGFEYRNYHGHDFDFRQQGADLHSEVFISFDEAAFGCDKVISLREADGSVRTLKVHVPAGIETGKSIRLRGKGMPGMNGGEDGDLLLKVTVGEKAGYDRKGLDVYTTADIPFTTAVFGGEVRVPTLYGDVVCKIREGTQSGTKIRLRGKGIVSMKRPDVRGDQYVTVQIQVPKNLSREARQKLKEYESASQSNGQKQTGAA; via the coding sequence ATGACATTGACGCAGAGAGATTATTACGAGATACTTGGAATCAACAGACAGGCAGATGCGGCTGCGATTAAAAAAGCATATCGGCAGCTCGCAAAGAAATACCATCCGGATACGAATGCGAACGATCCCCATGCAGAACAGATGTTCAAGGACGTTACGGAGGCGTATACGATCCTGAGTGATCCGGAAAAGAAAAAATTATACGATCAGTTCGGGCACGCGGCATTTGATGGAAGCTCACCGAATCCTGATGCATCTGGTGATCCGTACGGCAGTTATCAGGAGTATCATTTTACGGGCGGAGATATGGATGATATCTTCAGTGAGCTGTTTGGCAGCAGATTCCGCAGCGGTAATTCCGGAGGCTTTGAATATCGAAACTATCATGGGCACGATTTTGATTTCCGCCAACAGGGAGCCGACCTGCACTCTGAGGTTTTCATCAGTTTTGACGAGGCAGCATTCGGGTGCGATAAAGTGATCAGTCTTCGGGAGGCGGACGGTTCTGTCAGAACATTGAAGGTTCATGTTCCTGCCGGCATCGAGACAGGCAAGAGTATTCGTCTGCGCGGTAAGGGGATGCCCGGTATGAATGGCGGAGAAGACGGGGATTTATTGCTGAAAGTGACAGTCGGTGAAAAAGCCGGCTATGATAGAAAGGGGCTGGATGTCTATACAACGGCAGATATTCCATTCACAACAGCCGTATTCGGCGGGGAAGTCCGGGTACCGACACTCTATGGCGACGTCGTGTGTAAGATCCGGGAAGGCACTCAGTCGGGGACAAAGATCCGTCTTCGCGGGAAAGGCATTGTTTCCATGAAGCGTCCGGATGTCCGCGGGGATCAGTACGTCACTGTCCAGATACAGGTTCCTAAAAACCTGAGCCGGGAAGCAAGACAGAAATTAAAAGAATACGAATCCGCCAGCCAAAGCAACGGACAGAAACAGACAGGAGCCGCCTAG
- a CDS encoding C39 family peptidase produces MNRFKKLWQTVLLCTCAAVIVFSQGITAHRQPEKKTREYEKQKGDTAEAVPDIQERRSLEEPETESWEASEEKESNSTAEETAEERIARLRNALPDAASLEIQPILQEPELPTGCESVALTMALEYLGFELEKTTIADQYLIRSATNFAEGYVGDPWSDHGAGVFPPGLTATADGFLKDHDSRMSACDLTGAEFEELYSYIAAGYPVLIWSTMYYDAPKFAGIFSAAGDRTYEWYNNEHCIVLGGYDLTQNTVTLFDPLRDTQVMDISDMKYLYDAVGKYAVVIY; encoded by the coding sequence ATGAACAGGTTTAAAAAATTATGGCAGACAGTCCTGCTGTGCACCTGTGCAGCTGTGATAGTATTTTCACAGGGCATCACCGCTCATCGGCAGCCGGAAAAAAAGACCCGGGAATACGAAAAACAGAAAGGCGATACGGCAGAGGCAGTGCCGGATATTCAGGAGCGGAGGAGCCTGGAAGAGCCGGAGACGGAATCGTGGGAAGCGTCTGAGGAAAAAGAAAGCAACAGTACGGCGGAGGAGACTGCAGAAGAGCGTATTGCCCGGCTGAGGAATGCGCTGCCCGATGCGGCGTCACTTGAAATACAGCCGATCCTGCAGGAGCCGGAACTTCCCACCGGATGTGAAAGCGTGGCGCTTACCATGGCACTGGAATACCTGGGATTTGAATTAGAGAAGACGACAATCGCAGATCAATACCTGATCAGAAGCGCGACAAATTTTGCTGAGGGGTATGTAGGCGATCCCTGGTCGGACCATGGTGCCGGAGTTTTCCCTCCGGGTCTGACAGCAACTGCAGATGGATTCCTGAAAGATCATGATTCCCGGATGAGCGCCTGTGACCTCACAGGCGCAGAGTTTGAAGAACTGTATTCCTACATTGCTGCCGGGTATCCTGTACTGATATGGTCAACGATGTATTACGATGCACCAAAATTTGCGGGTATCTTTTCAGCGGCCGGAGACAGGACTTATGAATGGTACAACAATGAACACTGTATTGTGCTGGGCGGTTACGATCTGACCCAGAATACAGTTACCCTGTTTGACCCGCTGCGCGATACCCAGGTTATGGATATTTCAGATATGAAGTATCTGTATGATGCTGTCGGAAAATATGCCGTTGTTATATATTAG
- a CDS encoding RNA polymerase sigma factor → MRSEYDVNHAVETYADMIRRICFCHLKNRTDTEDIFQTVFLKYMLCDTVFHDEEHKKAWLIRVAVNACKDYLKSFFKKRTVSLEALEGQAVYIEESHREVLEAVLSLADKYKNVIYLHYYEGYSAHEISRILGKKENTVYSLLSRGRGILKEKLGGDEFGE, encoded by the coding sequence GTGCGAAGCGAATACGATGTTAATCACGCAGTGGAAACATATGCAGATATGATCCGGCGCATCTGCTTCTGCCATCTGAAAAACCGAACCGATACAGAGGATATTTTTCAGACGGTATTTTTAAAATACATGCTTTGTGATACGGTATTTCATGATGAAGAACATAAGAAAGCGTGGCTGATCCGGGTCGCAGTCAATGCGTGTAAGGATTACCTGAAGAGTTTCTTTAAGAAAAGGACCGTATCCCTGGAGGCGCTGGAGGGACAGGCGGTGTATATCGAAGAATCTCACAGGGAAGTTCTGGAGGCAGTACTGTCTCTTGCAGATAAATATAAGAATGTGATCTATCTGCACTATTATGAAGGGTATTCTGCGCATGAAATCAGTCGGATTTTAGGTAAGAAGGAAAATACGGTCTATTCATTGCTGTCAAGAGGACGCGGGATTTTGAAAGAGAAACTGGGGGGTGACGAATTTGGAGAATAG
- a CDS encoding anti-sigma-I factor RsgI family protein, producing the protein MENRIRKAFDTVKADDELKESAASFLQSERQKIAAHKVRPAVRKTAAAVCAALMLAVSIGGYSYIQTPVSYVSIDVNPSVELTLNRVDRVISATAFNGDGEAVLEGIQVKGKQYTDAIDQIMENADRKDYLTDNAELVFTVAAGSRDKESELRAGIENCHGCKEHGGHSAGTEMEIVSEAHGHGISIGKYSAYLQLAKYDDSVTVEDCHEMSMSEIHRRISEHKHRGSHHNEEHD; encoded by the coding sequence TTGGAGAATAGAATTCGTAAAGCATTTGATACCGTAAAAGCAGATGACGAATTGAAAGAATCCGCAGCCAGTTTTCTGCAGTCTGAGAGACAGAAGATCGCTGCACATAAAGTCCGCCCCGCAGTCCGTAAGACGGCCGCCGCTGTGTGTGCCGCCCTTATGCTTGCCGTTTCCATAGGAGGCTATTCTTATATACAGACGCCGGTTTCTTATGTGAGTATTGATGTCAATCCATCTGTTGAGCTGACACTGAACAGAGTCGACCGTGTGATATCAGCCACAGCATTTAACGGGGACGGAGAAGCCGTTTTGGAGGGGATTCAGGTGAAAGGGAAACAGTATACGGATGCCATTGATCAGATCATGGAAAATGCTGACAGGAAAGACTATCTGACGGATAATGCAGAACTTGTATTCACAGTAGCTGCCGGAAGCCGGGATAAAGAGAGCGAACTGCGGGCAGGTATCGAAAACTGCCATGGCTGTAAGGAACATGGAGGACACAGCGCCGGCACGGAAATGGAAATTGTCTCGGAGGCACATGGCCATGGGATATCGATCGGCAAATATTCCGCGTACCTGCAGCTGGCGAAGTATGATGATTCGGTGACAGTGGAGGACTGCCATGAGATGTCCATGTCAGAGATTCATCGCCGGATCAGTGAACATAAGCATAGAGGCAGTCATCATAACGAAGAACATGACTAA
- a CDS encoding L,D-transpeptidase family protein, with protein sequence MKVTGRKKKQVIVLIICLFLAVLLGISLIIYIRTIEKNTMGYRISVYGLDISKLPLEEAAEKIADEFAKTNVVFEENGNEVYKTTLKDLGYSLDMKHLQSELKGVKEQRAKQKGFLIKPKKDFEIKYTISRDEKQEAEALSASHFDSIERKDSVDAYITYDEEKGEFVIVDDVLGNQIDEAKLLEYVNSELETTFSQHLLNRTAKITVSDPVYKEGVTAENPELNSNLEALNQQLQQYRSTSVTYTFGEATEVLTSEQIASWLTVNDDNSISINEEAASAFVAELAANYNTIYLPRYFQTSYGNEIKISGNEYGFRIDQEAELQQLLEDLKSGTAVQRDPVYSKQGMTRNGKDDLAGSYIEVSLDNQHLWLYKNGSLVTETDIVSGLPTDERETYRGAWPIAYKASPFTLSSDIYGYEQKVTYWMPFVYGQGLHDADWQSAFGGDRYKTNGSHGCINLPPDQAKIIYDSIDGGYPIIIY encoded by the coding sequence ATGAAAGTGACAGGCAGGAAAAAAAAGCAGGTCATTGTTCTGATTATATGTCTTTTTCTTGCGGTTTTACTTGGTATATCGCTGATCATATATATAAGAACGATAGAGAAAAATACTATGGGATACCGGATATCCGTCTATGGACTGGATATTTCAAAACTGCCTCTCGAGGAGGCGGCAGAAAAAATAGCAGACGAATTCGCGAAAACGAACGTTGTCTTTGAGGAGAATGGGAATGAGGTTTACAAGACGACGTTAAAAGATCTGGGATATTCGCTGGATATGAAACACCTGCAGAGTGAACTGAAAGGAGTCAAGGAGCAAAGGGCGAAACAGAAGGGGTTTCTGATCAAGCCGAAAAAGGACTTTGAGATCAAATATACGATCAGCAGGGACGAGAAACAGGAGGCGGAAGCCCTGTCCGCCAGTCATTTTGATTCAATTGAACGAAAAGATTCTGTGGATGCCTACATAACGTATGATGAAGAAAAAGGCGAATTTGTGATCGTAGATGACGTCCTGGGGAATCAGATCGATGAGGCGAAGCTGCTGGAATATGTCAACAGCGAACTGGAAACAACATTCAGTCAGCATCTGCTGAACCGTACTGCCAAGATTACAGTCAGTGATCCTGTCTACAAAGAAGGGGTGACTGCTGAAAATCCGGAGCTCAACAGCAACCTGGAGGCATTGAATCAACAGCTGCAGCAGTATAGAAGCACGTCTGTCACCTATACATTCGGAGAGGCAACGGAAGTGCTGACCTCCGAGCAGATCGCCTCGTGGCTGACTGTGAATGATGACAACAGTATCAGCATCAACGAGGAAGCGGCGAGTGCCTTTGTAGCAGAATTGGCGGCAAATTATAATACCATCTATTTGCCGCGTTATTTCCAGACTTCCTATGGGAATGAGATCAAAATCAGCGGAAATGAGTATGGATTTCGGATTGACCAGGAGGCGGAACTGCAGCAGCTGCTGGAGGATCTGAAGAGCGGCACAGCCGTCCAGCGTGATCCAGTCTACAGCAAACAGGGAATGACCAGAAACGGCAAAGATGATCTGGCGGGCAGCTATATCGAAGTCAGTCTGGATAATCAGCATCTGTGGCTGTATAAGAATGGTTCTCTCGTCACAGAGACTGATATCGTGAGCGGCCTGCCGACAGACGAGAGGGAGACATACCGGGGGGCATGGCCGATTGCCTATAAGGCGAGCCCATTCACACTGAGCAGTGACATTTACGGATATGAACAGAAAGTTACATATTGGATGCCTTTTGTATACGGGCAGGGGCTGCATGATGCGGACTGGCAGTCTGCGTTTGGAGGAGACCGCTACAAGACGAACGGAAGCCACGGGTGCATTAATCTTCCCCCGGACCAGGCTAAGATCATTTATGATTCTATCGACGGCGGATATCCGATTATCATCTATTAA
- a CDS encoding ATP-binding protein: MKKFIKFLSVVTVILTLTVSVIQVWAEEERKVVRVAFPEAAGLNETYEDGTRGGVVYEWLTEIAKYTGWKYEFIDEVPEDLLGETDVEKWDLMGGMYYRDTLAEIYNYPRYSAGFNYSLLIYRKDDESIQSFDHTTLNGKKIGAYSKADDKIERLKKFLHFNGIQAEIVTFDDLEEYKRCLSNPEIDLMLGSDVYMTDDYNVAAKFESEPTYIVTSKTETGLCRELSEAMESIYAANPDFAKELYRKYYPDEYINSISFTADEKKFIEQNGPVKVSVVKGRYPICYEQDGEDKGAALTSMELIAGRTGLTFEFVHADNYEQAIEMVKDGRADIFNGFMESEYSAQELEVIRTASYASLNSVILRNKNSYDRDEGKVMALPRDHTLKTWGKKDTIRYYSSYKECLEAVNGGEADYTKIPTAFMEGMYAEDYYTNIVLAADTDMNEELSIAMDDTPVNVPLYSVLSKAINNLSDEEKSNIIGQNTLGRRKSTATLKTLLYTNPVLVVGICVGIILLFSVIVILVISYRSRVKIMKMQLEKAEETSKAKSDFLSRMSHEIRTPMNAIIGMTGLTKMQREVPDGIRKNLEQIDASAKFLLSLLNDVLDMSKIDSQKMQMEVAPFDMNSVLSQMNHMFQALVKSRQMKFFITCDLKETMFEGDKMRLQQVLTNLLSNACKFTEDGGTIELTVRQEDSHSRSAVLYFSVRDTGIGIREEDRERIFNAFEQAKVNQRTANGTGLGLAISASLVRLMGGELRVDSQPGVGSLFFFTLHMPVYAGQIPEQEEQKGVSGYSLEGLQVLLAEDNDINADIAKEILELQGVKVIRAQNGKIAADIFERSLPGSFDAILMDINMPVMNGLDAASAIRVMSRPDAESVPILAMTANTFQEDRDKAKAAGMTGFLSKPFEVEQLYEVLADATGRSNA; encoded by the coding sequence ATGAAAAAATTTATAAAATTTCTGTCAGTCGTGACCGTAATTTTAACGCTTACCGTGAGTGTGATACAAGTCTGGGCAGAGGAAGAGCGGAAGGTTGTCCGGGTAGCATTTCCGGAGGCCGCTGGACTTAATGAAACATATGAGGATGGCACCCGCGGAGGGGTAGTGTATGAGTGGCTGACGGAGATTGCCAAGTATACAGGCTGGAAGTATGAGTTCATAGATGAGGTGCCGGAAGACCTGCTGGGTGAAACAGACGTGGAGAAATGGGATCTGATGGGAGGCATGTACTACAGGGATACACTTGCAGAAATCTATAATTATCCCCGATACAGTGCGGGATTCAATTATTCCCTGCTGATTTACCGCAAAGATGATGAGAGCATTCAGAGCTTCGACCATACAACATTAAACGGCAAGAAAATCGGTGCCTATTCGAAAGCTGATGATAAGATCGAACGGCTGAAAAAATTCCTGCATTTTAACGGGATCCAGGCAGAAATCGTGACTTTTGATGATCTGGAGGAATATAAAAGATGCCTCAGTAATCCTGAAATTGATCTAATGCTGGGAAGCGATGTCTATATGACGGACGATTATAACGTGGCGGCAAAATTTGAATCGGAGCCGACGTATATCGTTACGTCAAAGACGGAGACCGGGTTGTGCAGGGAACTGAGCGAAGCGATGGAGTCAATCTATGCGGCAAATCCTGATTTTGCAAAAGAGCTGTACAGGAAATACTATCCGGATGAGTACATTAATTCTATATCTTTCACCGCAGATGAAAAAAAATTCATTGAACAGAACGGACCTGTGAAAGTATCGGTTGTGAAAGGGAGATATCCTATCTGCTATGAACAGGACGGGGAAGATAAGGGTGCTGCACTGACCTCCATGGAGCTGATCGCCGGCAGAACCGGACTGACCTTTGAATTTGTCCACGCAGATAACTATGAGCAGGCCATTGAGATGGTAAAGGACGGAAGAGCAGATATATTTAATGGATTCATGGAAAGCGAGTATTCAGCGCAGGAGCTGGAAGTGATTCGTACTGCCAGTTATGCGTCACTGAATTCTGTGATTTTAAGGAATAAGAACAGTTATGACCGTGACGAAGGAAAGGTGATGGCCCTTCCCAGAGACCATACGCTGAAGACATGGGGAAAGAAGGATACAATTCGGTATTATTCCTCCTATAAGGAGTGCCTGGAAGCTGTCAATGGAGGGGAAGCCGATTACACGAAGATTCCCACCGCATTTATGGAAGGCATGTATGCAGAAGATTACTATACGAATATCGTTCTGGCTGCAGACACGGATATGAATGAGGAGCTCTCCATAGCGATGGATGATACACCGGTGAATGTGCCTCTGTATTCGGTGCTGAGCAAGGCAATCAACAATTTATCTGATGAGGAGAAGTCAAATATCATCGGCCAGAATACACTTGGAAGGCGAAAGAGCACCGCTACTTTAAAAACGTTATTGTACACGAACCCTGTTCTTGTGGTCGGCATCTGTGTGGGAATCATCCTGCTTTTTTCTGTGATTGTTATTCTTGTGATTTCCTATCGCTCCCGGGTGAAAATCATGAAAATGCAGCTGGAAAAGGCGGAGGAGACGAGTAAGGCCAAATCCGATTTTCTGTCCAGGATGAGTCATGAGATACGGACTCCGATGAATGCGATTATCGGCATGACCGGTCTGACGAAAATGCAGAGAGAAGTGCCGGATGGGATCAGGAAGAATCTGGAGCAGATCGATGCCTCTGCAAAATTCCTGTTGTCACTGCTCAATGATGTTCTGGATATGTCGAAGATTGACAGTCAGAAGATGCAGATGGAGGTCGCTCCATTTGATATGAACAGTGTGTTGTCACAGATGAATCATATGTTTCAGGCACTGGTTAAGAGCAGGCAGATGAAGTTTTTTATAACGTGTGATCTGAAGGAGACGATGTTCGAAGGTGATAAGATGCGTCTGCAGCAGGTACTTACCAATCTGTTGTCTAACGCCTGCAAGTTTACGGAAGACGGCGGTACGATCGAGCTGACCGTGAGACAGGAAGACAGTCATTCCCGATCAGCCGTCCTGTATTTTTCGGTTAGAGATACAGGAATTGGCATCCGTGAGGAGGACAGAGAACGTATTTTCAATGCTTTTGAACAGGCGAAGGTCAACCAGAGGACTGCAAACGGTACGGGACTCGGGCTTGCGATCAGCGCCAGCCTGGTCCGGCTGATGGGCGGTGAACTCAGGGTGGACAGCCAGCCGGGGGTTGGATCCCTCTTTTTCTTCACGCTGCATATGCCCGTTTATGCCGGACAGATTCCCGAACAAGAAGAACAGAAAGGTGTATCGGGCTATTCACTCGAAGGACTTCAAGTACTTCTGGCAGAGGATAATGATATCAATGCAGATATTGCGAAAGAAATTTTGGAATTACAGGGGGTAAAGGTTATCAGGGCTCAGAATGGAAAAATAGCCGCAGATATCTTCGAGCGGAGCCTGCCGGGAAGTTTCGATGCGATTCTTATGGATATTAACATGCCGGTCATGAACGGCCTGGATGCCGCATCGGCAATCCGTGTGATGTCCCGGCCTGATGCAGAATCGGTCCCCATCCTTGCGATGACGGCGAACACATTCCAGGAAGACAGGGATAAGGCAAAAGCCGCAGGTATGACCGGATTTTTATCCAAGCCGTTCGAGGTGGAACAGCTTTATGAGGTTCTGGCAGATGCAACCGGACGGTCAAATGCCTGA
- a CDS encoding sugar ABC transporter substrate-binding protein, with protein MKKKYISILCALALTATMLAGCGGKEDSSSTASTDTASTDKASEDTSGDDAADKDTGDASDKEIKVGFVVKSLADQYWILVKAGAEATAKENNVDLTFIAPNSESDVAKQVENIETLVAAGVDVLCVAPSNDETVLPALQNAVDAGIKVIAVDTDSSLPDKVSFIGTGNESAAKEGALWAGEQVGEGAKAIILRGRLGDATHDAREAGIKAGLEEAGVEVLESQAADSTEEKGMSVSENLLQKYPDADLIITTADSMATGAYNAVVAAGTDTKVYGFDGTIPVSEKVAAGEMLGTTAQAPYDMGVLGIETAIKIMNGEEVDAVIDSGQKIITAENAEEFKADLEAKVKSAE; from the coding sequence ATGAAAAAGAAGTATATTAGCATTTTATGTGCACTCGCTTTAACGGCAACAATGCTGGCAGGATGCGGCGGTAAAGAGGATTCTTCTTCAACTGCATCAACGGATACAGCATCGACTGATAAAGCTTCTGAGGATACATCTGGAGATGATGCCGCAGACAAAGACACCGGTGACGCGTCAGATAAAGAGATCAAAGTCGGATTCGTCGTTAAATCCCTGGCGGACCAGTACTGGATTCTTGTAAAAGCCGGCGCTGAGGCAACGGCAAAAGAAAATAATGTGGACCTTACCTTCATCGCTCCGAACTCAGAGAGTGACGTGGCAAAACAGGTGGAGAACATTGAGACACTGGTAGCAGCAGGCGTGGATGTGCTCTGTGTTGCTCCTTCCAATGATGAGACGGTACTTCCGGCATTGCAGAATGCAGTTGATGCCGGAATCAAGGTTATCGCTGTAGATACCGATTCTTCTCTTCCGGATAAAGTATCCTTTATCGGAACAGGTAATGAAAGTGCAGCGAAAGAAGGCGCATTGTGGGCTGGCGAACAGGTTGGCGAAGGTGCAAAAGCAATCATCCTGCGAGGACGTCTCGGAGATGCCACACACGATGCCAGAGAAGCCGGAATCAAAGCCGGTCTGGAAGAAGCAGGCGTAGAAGTACTGGAATCTCAGGCAGCTGATTCAACAGAAGAAAAAGGTATGAGTGTCAGTGAAAACCTGCTCCAGAAATATCCGGACGCAGATCTGATCATCACAACAGCCGATTCTATGGCGACCGGCGCATACAACGCAGTTGTTGCTGCTGGAACAGATACAAAGGTCTATGGATTTGACGGAACCATTCCTGTCAGTGAAAAAGTTGCTGCTGGCGAGATGCTGGGAACTACCGCACAGGCTCCATATGACATGGGTGTACTCGGAATTGAAACTGCAATCAAGATCATGAACGGCGAAGAAGTAGACGCTGTCATCGATTCCGGACAGAAGATCATCACTGCAGAGAATGCAGAAGAATTTAAAGCAGATCTGGAAGCAAAGGTGAAATCAGCAGAATAA
- a CDS encoding sugar ABC transporter ATP-binding protein: MGEVIMELQNVTKYFPGVIALNDMSFQIRTGEVHGLIGENGAGKSTLIKVFTGVNQPEKGKIIIDGKEVVLSNPNIAKKYGVGCIYQELNIVPDLSITDNLFINYYKKKGVLLDYNYMHKKAAEIMEQLGQKIDPRTLCGKLGLGVQQMVEIGKSILSDARLIIMDEPTSSLSANEVIQLMKTINILRDKGIAIVFVSHKLEEIFEICDCITVMRDGQHISTKPVKQVTNDSLIADMVGRSLDDLFPKEIFPQGEEFLRVENFNSVGVLRNVSFKAYAGQVLGFAGLVGAGRTETMRALFGADPKDTGDIYIKGKKTSIHSPKDAIHHKIAFLTEDRKGEGLILDASVKNNLFLATIDKDTRHGFLDQKKYQKIGQENVETYKIKTPTLETPAGTLSGGNQQKVVIAKWVNTDADIYIFDEPTRGIDVGAKIEVYHVMNKLCREGKCVIMISSELPEILGMSDRVIVMREGKVMGELDRNSEHFNQESIMKAAWGGNLS, encoded by the coding sequence ATGGGCGAAGTAATCATGGAATTACAGAATGTTACCAAATACTTTCCTGGCGTTATTGCATTGAATGATATGTCCTTTCAGATCAGAACCGGTGAAGTACATGGTTTGATCGGTGAAAACGGTGCCGGCAAATCCACGCTGATCAAAGTATTTACGGGTGTCAATCAGCCGGAAAAAGGAAAGATTATCATAGACGGCAAAGAGGTAGTGCTGTCGAATCCCAATATTGCGAAAAAATACGGGGTAGGATGTATTTATCAGGAACTGAATATTGTACCGGATTTAAGTATTACAGACAATTTGTTTATCAATTATTATAAGAAAAAAGGAGTCCTTCTGGACTATAATTATATGCATAAAAAAGCGGCGGAGATCATGGAACAGCTGGGTCAGAAGATCGATCCCCGCACACTCTGCGGAAAGCTCGGACTTGGCGTTCAGCAGATGGTTGAAATTGGAAAGTCGATTCTGTCAGACGCTCGTCTTATTATCATGGATGAGCCGACATCATCACTGTCTGCAAATGAAGTAATCCAGCTGATGAAAACAATCAATATCCTGAGAGACAAGGGAATCGCGATTGTCTTTGTATCACATAAACTGGAAGAAATCTTTGAGATCTGTGACTGCATCACCGTTATGAGGGATGGACAGCACATCAGTACAAAACCGGTGAAGCAGGTGACAAATGACAGTCTGATAGCGGACATGGTCGGCAGAAGCCTGGATGATCTGTTTCCAAAAGAAATCTTTCCGCAGGGTGAAGAATTTCTACGGGTAGAGAACTTTAACAGTGTCGGTGTGTTGAGAAACGTAAGTTTCAAAGCGTACGCCGGACAGGTACTGGGATTTGCCGGGCTGGTAGGCGCGGGAAGAACAGAGACCATGCGTGCTCTGTTCGGCGCAGATCCGAAGGACACCGGTGATATCTACATTAAAGGGAAAAAGACCAGTATTCATTCTCCAAAAGATGCGATTCACCATAAGATCGCCTTTCTGACGGAAGACAGAAAAGGTGAGGGCCTGATTCTGGATGCATCTGTGAAAAACAATCTTTTTCTTGCAACGATCGATAAAGATACAAGGCACGGATTCCTGGATCAGAAGAAATATCAGAAGATTGGGCAGGAGAATGTCGAGACGTATAAGATAAAAACGCCGACACTCGAGACACCCGCAGGAACACTGTCAGGCGGTAACCAGCAGAAGGTGGTAATTGCCAAGTGGGTCAATACGGATGCGGATATTTATATCTTTGACGAACCGACAAGAGGTATCGATGTCGGTGCCAAGATTGAGGTATATCATGTTATGAACAAGCTCTGCAGAGAAGGGAAATGTGTCATCATGATATCTTCAGAACTTCCGGAAATCCTTGGCATGAGCGACCGCGTGATCGTAATGCGGGAGGGAAAAGTCATGGGCGAACTGGACAGAAACTCTGAGCATTTCAATCAGGAATCGATTATGAAAGCTGCATGGGGAGGGAATCTATCATGA
- a CDS encoding ABC transporter permease, whose product MKENKSNVKEFIGKLGPLLALVVVCIGLAIATEGRFLAFANIMNILRQTPIIALMAVGMLCVILLGGIDLSAGSLLAISICCSGVVMQKFNIQNPLILILVCLVVGTLAGAFNGVLLTKLHLPHPFIATLGMKNVCRGLALLITGATAIAGFPKGVTFVGVTNVGKIPLSFIMTIVLYIVMHIFLTRTGLGRKIFSFGGNSEAARLAGINTDRVQIFCYATSGFFCAVAGIVYMGRLNSAVPLASLEGDLDAIASCIIGGASFLGGKGNVWGTLVGAMMIAVIRNGCDLIGVSSDLQQIVIGAVIVIAVFIDVLRGQMDAKAKRLAIAKSLEAAS is encoded by the coding sequence ATGAAAGAAAATAAAAGCAATGTAAAAGAATTTATCGGAAAATTAGGACCGCTGCTGGCACTTGTTGTTGTATGCATCGGGCTCGCGATCGCAACTGAGGGAAGGTTCCTTGCCTTTGCCAATATCATGAACATTTTGCGTCAGACACCGATCATCGCACTGATGGCAGTCGGTATGCTGTGTGTTATCCTGCTCGGAGGAATCGACCTCTCCGCCGGATCACTGCTCGCAATCTCGATCTGCTGCTCCGGTGTGGTGATGCAGAAATTCAATATTCAGAATCCGCTGATTCTGATCCTTGTGTGTCTCGTTGTGGGAACACTTGCAGGAGCATTCAACGGTGTTCTTCTGACGAAACTGCATCTGCCGCATCCGTTTATCGCAACGCTCGGCATGAAAAACGTCTGCCGTGGTCTGGCACTGCTGATCACAGGGGCTACTGCAATCGCAGGTTTCCCGAAAGGCGTTACCTTTGTAGGTGTTACGAATGTGGGCAAGATTCCGCTTTCCTTTATTATGACAATTGTTCTTTACATAGTGATGCATATCTTCCTGACAAGAACCGGCCTTGGCCGTAAGATCTTCTCATTCGGAGGAAATTCCGAGGCGGCAAGACTTGCAGGAATCAACACAGACCGTGTCCAGATCTTCTGCTACGCAACTTCCGGTTTCTTCTGTGCAGTTGCCGGTATTGTGTACATGGGACGACTGAATTCAGCAGTTCCGCTGGCTTCGCTGGAAGGTGACCTGGATGCAATCGCTTCCTGTATCATCGGCGGCGCTTCTTTCCTCGGCGGAAAAGGTAATGTCTGGGGTACATTAGTCGGAGCCATGATGATTGCCGTTATCCGTAACGGATGTGACCTCATTGGTGTATCTTCGGATTTACAGCAGATCGTTATCGGCGCTGTCATTGTCATTGCGGTATTTATCGACGTACTGCGCGGACAGATGGATGCAAAAGCAAAACGTCTTGCAATTGCAAAAAGTCTGGAAGCTGCTTCCTAA